In one Butyrivibrio proteoclasticus B316 genomic region, the following are encoded:
- a CDS encoding transglutaminase domain-containing protein: MKGERATRKIALLMILGTLPVTLSGCKYSSFDEYLEALGMKDPPYHEVEDIATYEDTLVLSQDSIVSSDEVTTIYQPSEEDYAYSVSDSSENVIFFDQESEEQAQSELGFDADSIFKSSYKQLTETELNEEMKNARLEAGITPENIEAIKREQKGLYAFDRLTGSGQTLYAEILTIIQHQAENVLVSTTSDEAIDLVFDYVCADHPELFYVDGYKYTNYTIDNTITKIGFSGSYIYTPEQVATKQAQINQAVNECLAGAPSSTDDYYAIKYVYEYLIRNVEYDLDAEDNQNICSVFIGGKSVCNGYSKAAQLLLNKLGVKCTLVTGTVDTKKAKNIRHAWNLVLCNDAYYYVDVTWGDSSYQVGNGESADATRLPTVNYDYLNVTTDEILRNHTISDEIYMPGCTSMKDNYYVREDEYFTSPELVLVGDLFDRRYQDGSSSVVIKCADKNVYDQLFDQLVTQRLVFDYLQGDNATVSYTTFVDTYTIIFWIA, from the coding sequence TTGAAGGGAGAACGTGCTACAAGGAAAATAGCTTTACTTATGATTCTGGGCACATTGCCTGTGACTCTGTCTGGCTGTAAGTATTCAAGCTTTGATGAATATCTTGAAGCTCTCGGCATGAAGGATCCACCGTATCATGAGGTGGAGGATATAGCTACCTATGAGGATACGCTTGTTCTTTCACAGGATTCAATTGTCAGTTCAGATGAAGTGACCACTATATATCAGCCTTCGGAAGAAGACTATGCTTATAGTGTTTCAGACAGTAGTGAGAACGTTATCTTTTTTGACCAGGAATCAGAAGAACAGGCTCAGTCGGAGCTTGGGTTTGATGCGGACAGTATTTTCAAATCTTCATACAAGCAGTTGACAGAGACTGAGCTTAATGAAGAAATGAAGAATGCCAGATTAGAGGCAGGCATTACCCCTGAAAACATTGAGGCGATCAAGAGAGAGCAAAAAGGCTTGTACGCTTTCGACAGACTTACAGGTTCGGGGCAGACTCTTTATGCTGAGATTTTAACTATTATTCAGCATCAGGCAGAAAATGTTCTTGTTTCAACTACAAGTGATGAAGCAATAGACCTTGTTTTTGATTATGTTTGTGCAGACCATCCGGAGCTCTTTTACGTCGATGGCTATAAATATACCAACTATACTATAGACAACACGATTACCAAGATAGGTTTTTCCGGAAGCTACATATATACACCTGAGCAGGTAGCTACCAAACAGGCACAGATCAATCAGGCGGTTAACGAATGTCTTGCTGGCGCGCCATCATCAACGGATGATTACTATGCCATCAAATATGTTTATGAATACCTGATCAGGAATGTGGAGTATGATCTGGATGCGGAAGACAATCAGAACATTTGCTCCGTATTTATTGGAGGAAAGAGCGTTTGCAACGGCTATTCCAAGGCCGCACAGCTTCTTCTTAACAAGCTTGGAGTCAAGTGTACGCTGGTCACCGGTACAGTAGATACCAAGAAGGCCAAGAATATCAGGCATGCATGGAATCTGGTGCTGTGTAACGATGCATATTACTATGTGGATGTTACCTGGGGAGATTCTTCTTATCAGGTAGGCAACGGCGAGAGCGCAGATGCTACAAGGCTTCCTACAGTTAATTATGATTATCTCAATGTCACAACAGATGAAATATTGAGAAATCATACAATTTCTGATGAGATTTATATGCCGGGCTGTACCAGCATGAAGGATAACTATTATGTCAGGGAGGATGAGTACTTTACATCACCTGAACTTGTGCTGGTTGGAGATCTTTTTGACAGAAGATATCAGGATGGCAGCTCAAGCGTGGTTATAAAGTGTGCTGATAAGAACGTGTATGATCAGCTCTTCGATCAGCTTGTG
- a CDS encoding peptide chain release factor 3 — protein sequence MSNTKETINEINKRRTFAIISHPDAGKTTLTEKFLLYGGAINMAGSVKGKATARHAVSDWMEIEKQRGISVTSSVLQFNFEGCCINILDTPGHQDFSEDTYRTLMAADSAVMVIDASKGVEAQTRKLFKVCAMSHIPIFTFINKLDRDAMDTFDLLDDIENNLGIATCPMNWPIGSGKNFKGIYDRREGHIVTFSETQKGTKEGKETFISLDDKAAIDAEVGQEAFDKLTGEIELLDGAGAEYDLDKVRAGQLTPVFFGSALQNFGVELFLHHFLKMATPPTGRTSSDGEKIDPLERDFSAFVFKIQANMNKAHRDRIAFMRICSGRYDADKEVKHVQSGKVMRLSQPQQLMADERKILSEAYAGDIMGVFDPGIFSIGDTVCMPKDTITYEGIPTFAPEHFARVRQVDTMKRKQFVKGITQIAQEGAIQIFQEYNTGLEEIIVGVVGVLQFDVLKFRLQSEYNVDIILENLPYEYIRWVDNEDIDMSTLVGTSDMKKIKDMHDRPLLLFINEWSVGMTMDRNKGLVLSEFKKN from the coding sequence ATGAGTAATACAAAAGAAACAATTAATGAGATAAATAAGCGTCGTACCTTTGCTATTATTTCCCACCCGGATGCTGGTAAGACAACTCTTACAGAGAAGTTCCTTCTGTACGGCGGAGCTATCAATATGGCGGGAAGTGTTAAGGGTAAGGCAACAGCAAGACACGCAGTATCCGACTGGATGGAAATCGAGAAGCAGAGAGGTATTTCAGTAACATCTTCTGTTCTGCAGTTTAACTTTGAGGGCTGCTGTATCAATATCCTTGATACACCTGGACACCAGGATTTCTCAGAGGATACATACCGTACACTTATGGCTGCTGACTCAGCCGTCATGGTAATCGATGCCAGTAAGGGTGTAGAGGCTCAGACCAGAAAGCTCTTCAAAGTCTGCGCTATGAGCCATATTCCGATTTTTACCTTTATCAACAAGCTTGATAGAGATGCTATGGATACTTTTGATCTTCTTGATGACATTGAGAACAATCTCGGTATCGCCACATGCCCTATGAACTGGCCAATCGGTTCCGGTAAGAATTTCAAGGGAATCTATGACAGAAGAGAAGGACACATTGTTACTTTCTCAGAAACTCAGAAGGGTACCAAAGAGGGAAAAGAGACATTTATAAGCCTTGATGATAAGGCAGCAATTGATGCAGAAGTTGGACAGGAAGCTTTTGACAAGCTTACAGGTGAGATAGAACTCTTGGATGGAGCAGGCGCTGAGTATGATCTTGATAAGGTTCGTGCAGGCCAGCTTACACCTGTATTCTTTGGATCAGCGCTTCAGAACTTTGGTGTAGAGTTGTTCCTCCATCACTTCCTCAAGATGGCAACACCTCCAACAGGACGTACATCATCTGATGGAGAGAAGATTGATCCGCTTGAGAGAGATTTTTCTGCTTTTGTATTCAAGATCCAGGCTAATATGAATAAGGCTCATAGAGACAGAATAGCATTTATGAGAATATGTTCAGGAAGATATGATGCGGACAAGGAAGTTAAGCATGTTCAGAGCGGCAAGGTGATGAGACTGTCACAGCCACAGCAGCTTATGGCTGATGAGCGTAAGATCCTGTCAGAGGCATATGCAGGAGATATCATGGGTGTATTTGATCCCGGTATTTTCTCAATCGGAGATACTGTGTGCATGCCTAAGGATACTATCACTTACGAGGGAATCCCTACATTTGCACCTGAGCATTTTGCAAGAGTTCGTCAGGTTGATACCATGAAGCGTAAGCAGTTTGTTAAGGGTATCACTCAGATTGCTCAGGAAGGTGCGATTCAGATCTTCCAGGAGTACAACACAGGTCTTGAAGAGATAATTGTAGGCGTAGTAGGTGTTCTTCAGTTTGATGTCTTGAAATTCAGACTGCAGAGTGAGTACAATGTAGATATCATACTTGAGAACCTTCCATATGAGTACATCAGATGGGTAGATAATGAAGATATCGATATGTCTACACTTGTTGGAACATCTGACATGAAGAAGATCAAGGATATGCATGACAGACCACTTCTCTTGTTTATTAATGAGTGGAGTGTTGGCATGACAATGGATAGAAACAAGGGGCTGGTTCTTTCTGAATTCAAGAAGAACTGA